Part of the Petrotoga olearia DSM 13574 genome, AAGTATTCTGAGACTGCTAATGCGGTTAGAGGAACTCTGAACCTTGCCCCAGGGGGTTCGTTCATCTGACCGAACACCAACGCTGTGCTATCAATAACCCCTGTCTCTTGCATCTCCAGCCAAAGATCGTTACCTTCCCTGGTTCTTTCACCTACACCTGCAAATACAGAGATTCCTTGGTGCTCTTTAACGATATTTCTTATAAGTTCCATAACAAGAACCGTCTTACCAACCCCAGCTCCACCAAAGAATCCAATTTTCCCGCCTCTTGGGAACGGAGCCAAAAGATCTATACATTTAATACCCGTCTCTAAAATCTCAATTGATGTATCTTGTTCATTCAATGATGGAGGGTCCCTGTGAATTGACCAGTACTCTTCTCCTTTAACCTCTCCTTTCTCATCGATAGGTTTACCTAAAAGATTTATCATCCTTCCCAATGTAGCTTCCCCGACAGGAACTTTTATGGGCTCTTGCGTGTTGATAACCTCTTGACCTCTTTTTATACCATCCGTAGAATCCATTGCAACACATCTAGCTGTATCGTCTCCGATTAATTGCTCAACTTCAAGAACCAATTCTTCGCCTGAGTACTCGTTTTTTACTTTTAAAGCATCGTAAACGTTAGGCAGTTGGCCTTCGGGGAATTTCACATCGACGACAGGTCCAATGACAGATATTATTTTACCTTTTTGATCTTGCATCGAATTACCTCCTATTGCATATTCGCCCCATTAACAATCTCTATTAATTCTTGGGTAATAGAGGCTTGCCTTTGCTTGTTGTATTCAAGGTTCAACTCTTCTATTAAATCATGTGCATTATCCGTGGCGTTTTTCATTGCGTTCTGTCGAGCATGAAGTTCACTCAACTTGGTTTCAAATAAAAATAAATACATTTTAGAGAGAAGATACTGATATGCAGCATCCTCAAACACTTTCTCTTCTTCTGGTTCGTATTCGTATCTCGCATCTATTTCAAATTTATCTTTTGTTATCGGAAGTAGATCATAAGTCTTCGGTAACTGTATCAAGGCGTTTTTTAATTCTCCATACACAACCTTCACTTTACTAATGCCTTTGTTTCCCATAATTTGGAAAATAATTTCCAGCAAATATTCAGCATGATCAACCTTTGGGATATCGAATAGGCTTATCTCTTTTTCCAAGACTGTTTCACTCTTTAAACCTGAATACCCTTTAGCACCCAAAACAAAGTATCCTTTAAAATCTTCTAACTTAGATTTTGCCATTAAAGCTTCTCTTGTTAAATCAGAGGGAAAAGAGCCTGCTAATCCCATGTCTGGGGTGATTACAAAAACTAAGGACCCTTCACCATTTTGTGTGTAAAAGTTTTCTTCAATAAAAGGGACTTTTTTCAAGATCCTTTCCGCGTAGTTAGAATAATCTTTTACACCTTTCCATTGCCTTTGTATTTTGTTGAGCCTTGCAGCAGCCACCATCTGCATAGCTCTTGTTATTTGCATTGTAGATTCCGTAGAGGCGATCCTTCTTTTAATGGCTCTTAAATTACCGCGGCTCAATTAAAATCACCACACTCATTTAAATACATTCAAAAATTTTGAAATTGCTTCATTCAATTCTTTCTTTATTTCATCCGTTATGTCTTTATTTTCTTTTATCTTATTTAAACTCTCAATATAATTTTCTCTAAGATATGTCAAAAATTGTCTTTCAAAATCACCTATCCTATCCGTAGGGATTTGATCGAGATAACCTTCATTAGCAGCGTAAATAACAGCAACTTGTTCCTCTATCTCCATCGGTGAATATTGTGGTTGCTTCATCAATTCAGTAAGTTTCTCACCTTTTGTTAACTGTTTCTTAGTTGATTCATCAAGATCCGCAGAGAACTGAGTGAAAGACTCCAACTCTCTGTACTGAGCTAAATCTAATTTTAAAGATCCTGCTACCTTTTTCATCGCCTTAGTTTGTGCAGCTCCACCAACCCTTGAAACAGATAAACCTATGTTAACAGCAGGCCTTATCCCTGCATTAAACAAGCCTGTTTCTAGATAGATCTGACCATCCGTTATAGAAATAACGTTGGTGGGGATATAAGCTGAAATATCGTTCGCCTGTGTTTCAATTATTGGCAAAGCTGTCAAAGAACCATTCCCGTGCTTTTCGTTCAATCTAGACGCTCTTTCCAACAATCTTGAATGCAAATAAAAAATATCACCAGGATACGCTTCCCTTCCAGGTGGTCTTCTAAGTAACAGCGATATTTCTCTGTAAGCAGCGGCATGTTTGGTTAAATCGTCGTATATTACCAACGCATCCTTACCGTTAAACATAAAATATTCTCCAATTGCAGCACCGGCGTAAGGGGCTATATACTGTAAAGAGGCAGGATCTGAAGCATCTGCCGCAACCACTACAGTATAATCCATTGCACCGTACTTTTCTAAATTATCGATCGTTCTTGCCAAAGACGAGGACTTTTGTCCAATCGAAACATAAATACAAAAAACATCTTTACCTTTCTGATTTATAATTGTATCTATAGCTATAGCGGTTTTACCAGTTTGTCTATCTCCGATTATAAGTTCTCTTTGACCTCTTCCTATAGGAATCAAAGAATCCAACACTTTTAAACCGGTTTGAAGAGGGGTATCAACAGGTTTCCTAGTTACAACACCCATAGCCTTTCTTTCGATAGGATAAAAATCCTTGGTATTTATTTCACCCTTCCCATCCAAAGGCATACCTAAAGGATTAACCACTCTACCTAACATCTTTTCTCCGACAGGTACTTCTATTATTCTGTTGGTTCTAACTAATTTGTCTCCTTCCTTTATTCCTTTGTAATCCCCCAAGGTTATTATACCAACGTTATCTTCTTCTAAATTCATAGCTATACCGTAGACCTTTTCACCTTCAGATGTTTCTATTTCAACCAATTCGTTGGTCATGATATCCTTTAAACCGTAAGCCCTAACGATACCATCGCTTACCTGCATTACCCATCCTATTTCTTTTATCTCTCCACTTTCATAACTTTTTATACGTTCTTCTATTACTTTTGTCAACTCATCTGGATTAACTCTCAAATATTTTCACCTCCACCAACTGGGGCATAGGCGGATTGAATGTTCTGTAAAAATCCCTTTACGGAGAAATCAAAAAACTTATCCCCGATGTATAACTGTAATCCACCTATAAGATCTTCTTTGAATTCTGTTACTAACTTAATTTCTCTTCCTGTTTTATTATGAATTGCCTGCTTAATTTGATTTATCACTTTATTAGTCGTCCTACTCGGAAGTATAAGCCGCACTTCTACAACTTTTTCTCTCTCTAAACTCTCTTGATACAAAATAAGAGACATAAAAGGGATCAAATTTTGACGCCTTTTATCAACTAAAGCTTCCAAAAACTGAATAAAAATCGTATCTTCAAATTCTGATACCTCTTTCATCCTTGTAACTATATGTTTTGTAGGAACCAACGGACTATAAACCAAATCTCTAAGAGTTTCACTACTATCGAGAGCTTTTTTTAACCTTTGAAACGCTTCTACGTACTCATCTAATCTAGAAATTTCACCCTTCTTTTCCAAAGTATTCAAAAGGGCTTGGGCATACTTTGAAGCCAAAAAATAAGAAGCTTTCATCACAATTCTCCTTTGTCTTTTAAACTGTTTATAGCCCTTCTTATCAACTCTTCGTTCTTCTTTTTATCGATCTGTTCCTTTAATATCATAGAAGAAATAGCAACAGCTAGAGAAACTATTCTCGATTGTAATTCTCTTGCTGCACTTTCTTTAATATCCTCAGCCTCTTTTTCTGCTTTGGCTAAAATAATTTTCCTCTGCTCTTCAGCCTCTTGTTGAGCAGACTTTACTATGGATTTGGCTTGTTCATCAGCATTCGCCAAAATTTCGCGTCTTTTATCGTCCGCTTCAGCCAACTGCTTATCCAACTCTTCTTTCTTTGATTGGGCTTCTAACCTCAATTTTTCCGCTTCGTTTAAATTCTTTTCTACTTCTTTTTTTCTTTTATCTGTTATATCAAAATACGGCTTGTACAACAACCTGTACATAAGAAACATAAAAGCCAGAAAACCTACTAGATTTACTATTGATGTTAAGTTAAAAGATATCATACTCTCACCTCTTTGGGGGGAAACTAAAAATTCTCAGCAAAATAAACACTTAAGGAAGAACAAACAACAAAATCAAAGCAACAACCAAAGAATAAAGACCGGTTGACTCTGTAACCGCCATTGCCAATAACATCCTCGTTGTTAAATTCCCACTCATCTCCGGCTGCCTTGCCATAGCGTCCATTGCGTGCGCACCAACGTTACCTTCTCCAACACCAGGACCTATAGCTCCTATTCCCATTGCAACGCCTGCTCCCAATAACTTTCCTAAATAATATAAACCCCATCCAATGGAACCACCTTCAGAAACTAAATTTTGAAGCATAGTAGATAAATCCATCTTTTTCTCCTCCTTAAACTAGTTTTTTCAGATTTAATAAATTTTGTTTTATTCTAATAAAGAACCAATATACGCAATAGTTAACAAAGCAAAAACAAAGGCCTGAATGAGCCCAATAAACCAACCAAAAAAACCCCATAAGAAAACAGGCAAAAGAAAATATTTCAGCATATAACTAATAATCAAAACCAATATCCCTCCACCCATGACGTTACCAAATAACCTTAATGAATGGGAAATTGGTTTAGCTAATTCACTTATTATGTTAATAGGGAACAACAACGGGTTTGGCTCAAAGAAAGATTTAAGCCATCTCAGCACACCTTTGGACCTTGCAGCAAAAAAATGACTAACTACTAAAACCATCAAGGCATATGTAAGATTCACATTTAAATCGGAGGTAGGTGTGTACCAGGTATTTGTGAATAATTGTACATTCAACCCATTTTCAACAGGCACAACATCAATTCCAGGTATTCCTCCAAGCACGTTTGAAACGGCTATATACAGAAAAAAGCTCATAGCTATAACGAAAGTTTGTTTCCTATACTTAGGATTGGGAACAGAATCTTCCACCATTTCCCAAAAATAATCAAAAAAGGTTTCTACAGCAGCCTGTAAGCCTCCCGGGATTCGCTCAAAATGTATGCTCCTTGCAATTAAAATCAACAGAAACATAATCCCAAATGACATAATTAGAGTCATGGGGTTCAATTGACCAAAGAACCCTCCATCACCAAAATAAACTATCCATCTATCCCCAACACCTTCTAAACTCATGTCAAAAACGAAAAAATTAATTAATCCCAAAACTATATAAGCACCAAAAAGAAAGATGGTAAATTTCTTCAATCTATCGTTCGTCAAAAGAACACCTCCTCCAACTAATTACCACACTTATTTATACGATAAAAACGGAACAATCTTCAAATTAATCAAACCCACAAAAGCCAACAAAAGGGCATATGCTGAATTAACGGCAGCGATTCCCAATATCACACCATACAAAAGATACCTCATAAAAAAACCTGGTAAGATCTTCTTTGGTTTTGAACCAACCGTCATTTTTTTAATCTCTTCGGCAAGTGAATAAAAACCTATAACCGCTCCAATTCCTCCCCACAACACCCAAAGAGCTTCTAAAGAAAAGAATAAAGAAAGAACAAAGGTCTCAACCAGAATTATCGCCATTGTTTTCATCTCTATCTCTTTCAGCTTTTTTTTCAGCTCTTTCATACTTCTCTACCTCTTTCAAAAGCTCCCTTATTCCAGAATATAATCCGGAAATTATTCCTAAAAACATCAATAAAACCATCCATATTTGCTGGTCGGTAAAACTGTATAATATATATCCTATCAAAAGACCAACAAATATATTTGACAGAACTATTACAGCAAAATAAATGATCATGTTCAAATGACTAAGTGAACGTAGATCGTGTTTTTTCAAGATAATACCTCCAAAAAACAACCATAAACAATTATACTATTTATTTGCCAAAATTTCAATTATTTTAAAATATTGGGGGCGCGGAGTGGGGAGCGGGGGAAGGACGCTATAACGACTTTTATAAAGACAATAAAAAATTATTGAGAGGAGACGACCAACTAGTACGCCTCCCAATTTTTTAAAATATAAAACCTAGATATTTCCTCAAAAACATTAATTAGAAAATGTAAAACTCTTTCTCAGCAACAATGGTTCACCATTTTTCTGTTCAATGGTCACAATCACTTCCCATTCTCCAACATCCAAAACTTCGTTAATTTCCACCCCTATTGAAGGATAAGTAAACGCTTGTGTGACCATTTCCCCTTTAGCTGGCACCTTTAAAAACAAATCTATAAAGATTTGAAAGTTATCTCTGTTTATACTGATATCATTCAAAGAAAGATTGTACCCTCCTGTTCTCTTTTCGCCTGCACTAATACAAACAACAAACGGAACTCCAGTTACATTGTTAACTACAATATCATCTTTTTTGATTATAACAACAGGTGTTTGACTCTTGTAATAACAATCTACAACCTTATAATTCTCCATACCTTCTCCTTTGTCAAAGGTGTTAGCTTCTATAGGCTTTTTTTCTATTCCTACTCCTTGAGCAGGTTCTTGAATAACTTCATGTTTAACCCCTGCTTCATTTTGCAATGGTGGGGATAATAAGAAAAACACAGAACCAACCGCCAAAGCGGTCAAGGAAATTACTAAAATTATCTGAGTTTTAGTCATTTTTAAAAATCTCCTCAATTGAAAATCAGATGTTTCTTTTAACAACATAAACTTAGAAAATAGTCCAAGGTATTCCTAATCCTCCATATTCATCAATAAATCCTGTACCTTCTTGGTTAACTGGTATTTCAACCGGAATAGATTCATTGTTTATTTGTATTTCTCCTCTTATACCGAATTCTTCTTCAGGAATCGTTCCCACGTACTCATAAGCTAAATAATAATGGCCGCTTTCATCGATATCTGGCAACAGATCAATGCTAATTTCTGCATTACTCGTAAATTCGAATGTTTTTATTGGAGTTTCATAAGAATCTAATAAAGATATTGTAAGTGTTCCAGCAAACGAAAGATCAGTTGTTAAATCTGTTTTGAATTGAGTTGTTTCAAATTCTTGCGTATAGGTTGTTACATTACTAACTTCGACCACTCCTGAATAACTTAATTCTTCTTCCATCCTATAATTTGGTGCAAAGTAATACAGATACTCAGGTCCCCCAATAATTATTTCATAATCTCCTGGTTCAATTCCGGCAAATAATTCAGTTCCATCGTTAGAAGTTTTCCCGTAATATCTTTTGCTCGTTTCTTTACTTTCTAAAGTTATAAAAACACCGGGCAAAGGGTTACTACTTCTTTTAGATATCGCCTTAACAACCAAATTCCCTGCTTCGTAATCAGCTGGATTAAGATCCAGACTTGCAGAACTAATTCTTCCATAGCCGGCAGAGGTATCGTAACCATCCTCATCAATATCCACTGCTCCCTCTTCTATCATCTTTCTTATCTGGTACACATTGGCGTCTGGATATTCTTCTTTAATTAAGGCAGCTAAGGCAGAAACATATGGGCATGCCATCGATGTTCCGGCCCAATAAGCGAACGGTTCACCAACGACTCCATCACTTACAGCTAACCTAACAGGAATAGATGAAATGACATTGTTCCCTGGTGCCGCAACAGATACGTATTCCCCTCGTGATGAGAAATCAGTTATCTCATCTAGTGCATCACTTGCTGCAACGCCTATAACTCCCGTAAAAGCAGAAGGATAGTGCCAAAATTGGTCGGTTGTGTCGTTACCAGAAGAGGCAACAACAACTACGTCATTTGTAAGAGCATAATCAAAGGCATCTTTTAGGATGTTTGAATATCCTCCGCCTCCCCAACTGTTCGACAAAACATCTGCTCCATGATCTACAGCCCAAACTATTCCGTCGGCAACTGCATAATCACCAATGTAACCAGGGTTAAATATTCTAATAGGCATTATCTTTGCATCAGGAGCTAATCCTACTACGCCCTGACCATCATCTTTTGCGGCTATTATGCCCGCTGTGTGGGTACCGTGCCCATCAGAGTCATAATCAATTGCTGGATCAATCGTTACGCCCAAATAAGGATCATACCCTTCCACCAATTGATCCACTAGATCAGGGTGTGTTCCATCCGTTCCTGTGTCTAATAACCCTACAATTACGCCTTCACCTGTAGCTTTTTCCCACGCGGATTCTGCGCCAATCTTTTTTAGGGCGTATTGTTTATCCTTGTAATCTGGATAACCTTCCTCTACTTGATTCAATGTGCTACTTCCCATTTCTTTTTGGGTTTTAGAATCTGTGCTTTTAATAACTGGTATTTCCCTGTCTGTATAGTTTGGCTCAACGTATCTGATACCTTCTATCTTTTTCCCTTTCAGTATTTCAAAAGCCTTTTCTACATCCATAACATTGGTGTCTAACTTTAACAACACTGCTTTGAGTTCAGGAATTTCTTTTTCAACAGTGGCTCCTTTGAAATTCTTCAATATTTCATCTAAATTAGCATCGTTTTGGTACCCCACAATTAGCTCATCATTGTTAAATTTCCTACCTGAAAGTTCTTTAAAAGAAGGTAAATAACTTTCAGAACCTGAAAAATCGGTTTCTGAAATATCGTTATTTACTAAATCAGTTGTGTTCAACTTCATACAACCAGAAATAATAAACGTTAGCAAAACAACTCAACCAATTATTATTGAATAACGCTTTTTCATATCCACTTAACCCCCTTTCTTAATTACCTGTAGTAAATTCGTTGTGCATCTCAGGCATTACACCACCTAAAGGATCTATACCCCATCCGTAATCAATAGCTATCGAGTATGCAACACTATCTGAGTCATAAGAAACAGCGTATGCATAATCTACTCCCCAATCGTATATTTTGGCGGGTTCTAACTTATCGTATTCATAGGAATATATTCCATCTGGCAAGTATAAGAACCAACTCAAATTATCATATTCAGAGCTTCCTTCACTTCCAAGGAACGTGACAGAAACTTCTTCAGCTCCTAAAGTTATAAAATCGTACAGGATAACATCTGTTCCTTCTAAAATACCTGGAAGTATATAATTCTCACTTTGTACTAAGTCGTATATCCACATCGTATAGTAATATTCCACCTCAGATTCAGGAGAAGTGAGTTCTTTTGTCGGTTCCCAAACAAAGGTGGGTTGCCTTGAAACGCCTTTTTCTCTGTCAGCAGGAGATTTTAAATTGACGTTAAAGCTATCAAGTGGAACAACAGAGCCTAATTCAACAAGTGTACTTTCTCCGTTTTCTGTATAAGAACTCACCGCATACCATACCTCTTTATTAGGTGCATTTTGTTCTGAAGGATCTAAGAAATAACCATATTCTGAAACACCGATTTTTGTGTAATGAATTCCATCAAAAGATCTGTAAATATTGTAACCATCTGGTTTTATAAATTCATCATAATAGATAAACCCTTTTCGCAGAGCATCATAGTAATCATACCAATTTACCTCAATCCACAAATTTGAGCTTTCTGGGACCGAGTCTAATTCATCTACGAAATCTTTTAATTCAAGATATTTAACCAAAATGTTGTTGCTCCTAAAATCATCATTCAACCTTTGGGTAAATGTTTCTGCCTGAGTCGTAGTAATTTCTTCTTTTATAGTATAAGAAATAATTGAACTCTCCCCTGAAAGTAAAGGATTTATTGGTTTAAAAAGAACACGCTCATTTGTTTTAGGTAAACACCCAGTCAAAACAAATAACAAAATGGATATTAATCCTACATAATAAAACTTTTTCATAATATTGCTTCTCCCCAATTTCGACATTATCTATATTATCTTTAAAACTAACCTCAATCTTTTAATATTTCTTTTTTCCCTTACCAAAATCTAGGACAGTTAATTTACGAGAAAAATGCCCTTTTTTCTTTAATAATATAATTATATCACCTATACTCCAACACGCACGAAAGTTTTACATTTTTATTATTTTTTTATTGCAATTTTTAATGAAGTTAGAATTAATTATTTTACTTGTTCGTATCCTTTTTCCTTTTAAAAAATCAACTCATAAACGATATTTTATAGTATAATATCAATGAAAACAACCAAAGGAGTTGTGGATATGTCAAAAAAGCTTTTGAAGAATGCGTATGTTTTAATTAGTGCTGATGATGATGTAGAAAAATTTGATATATTAATAGACGAAGATGAGATCGAAGACTTACTTGTACCAGGTGATTCAACCGAGGTGAATTTGGGAGATGTGGACGAATACGATCTATCTGGAAAATTGATCATCCCAGGATTTATTAACACCCATAGCCATTCAGTTATGTCTTATTTTAGAGGTATTGCCGATGATTTATCACTTAACGATTGGTTGTTCAAAGAAATGCTACCAAGAGAGGACTTTTTGGAAAGTGAAATGTCTTATTATGGCACTTTAGTTTCTATTTTAGAGATGATTTCTAATGGAATAACTACTTTTGTTGACATGTATATGTTTACTGATGAGATAGCTAAGGCTGCATATGATTTAGGGATTCGGGCATATATCTCAAGAGGGCTATCTTTTGATACCGACGAGGGTTGGAATAGAAGGATAAAAGAAAATATCGAAACGTTTGAAAAATACAATGGATTGGATAACAGGATTTACATAGGCTTTGGGCCTCATGCCCCTTACACCGTTCCTATGGATAAATTAAAAGAAGTAGCTGAAATTGCAAAAAAGTATAATACTCACATTCAGATTCATCTGTTAGAATCAGCAAATGAAAGGGAGCAGTACAATCTTTTAGAGGTTGAAAATACGGGTTTATTCGATCTTCCTACGATAGCTGCTCACTGTGTGCATGCTGATGAAAAAGATATCGAAGTTCTTTCAAGGAACGAAGTGAATGTGGCTTATAACCCTGTTAGTAATATGAAGTTGGGTAATGGGATCGCTCCCATAGTGGATATGCTTGATAAGAATATAAACGTTACTTTTGGTACGGATGGTTGTGCAAGCAACAACTCTTTGAACTTTTTCAACGAAATGAAGTTTGGAGGTATATTGCAGAAATACAAGTATGGTCCTGATAGATTTTCAGTAGAACAGATTTTGAGGATGAGCTGGGAAAACGGAGGTTTTGCATTAGAAAAAAATATCGGGAGGTTAGAACCTGAGTTCAAAGCAGATTTGGTTGTTTTAGATATGGATTCTTTTGAGTTTTTACCTAATGATTTATCAAGGTTAAAGTCTCATATAGTTTATTCTGCAAATCCTAAGAATGTTTTTGCAACGATGGTAGCAGGGAAGTTCTTGTACTACGATGGAGAATTTTTAACTTTAAAAGAAGAAAAGGAGCAAATATATGAGAAATTCCATAGCTTTTACAAAAGGATCGAAGATAAGTATAATAATAGCGATCATTCTGATAGCCATAACGACGATAGGGATATCTAAACCCATCGATGATTACATAGAGTTTTCTCCTAAAGGTTATGAAGATATAAGTAGGATAGTAACCAGAAACGGGACGATAATAAACACAACCGTCCCAGACAATGGCGAACATTTGGAGTTGAAATTTAAAAATGATGATGATTTGTACGAGGTTCACGTCGTTCATTTCAAGAATCCATTCACTTTGATGAATTTTTGGTATAGTTTTGTGAGTGATTATTCTGATGGTTTAACCGCTAGTTTTTCTGCTATTCCTCTTATTTACGGTGAGTACAATGGTGAGTATATGGATATGTATCTTAGTGCTTGGTATAGAGGAGTGAACAACTTATTTTTTGCTGTTTACGGGCCAAAAAGAAGCGTGATAAATGACTTGAAACTTCAGTTGAATAGATGGTGATTTTGTTGGATTTGTATAATAGGTTGAGCGAGTACTTTAAAAATAGATACGGCGAAAGGGTGCAAAGGTTACCAATCAACGCTGGATTCACTTGCCCAAATAAAACAGGCGTGAAAGGTAAGGGTGGTTGCATTTATTGCGATTTAA contains:
- a CDS encoding amidohydrolase produces the protein MSKKLLKNAYVLISADDDVEKFDILIDEDEIEDLLVPGDSTEVNLGDVDEYDLSGKLIIPGFINTHSHSVMSYFRGIADDLSLNDWLFKEMLPREDFLESEMSYYGTLVSILEMISNGITTFVDMYMFTDEIAKAAYDLGIRAYISRGLSFDTDEGWNRRIKENIETFEKYNGLDNRIYIGFGPHAPYTVPMDKLKEVAEIAKKYNTHIQIHLLESANEREQYNLLEVENTGLFDLPTIAAHCVHADEKDIEVLSRNEVNVAYNPVSNMKLGNGIAPIVDMLDKNINVTFGTDGCASNNSLNFFNEMKFGGILQKYKYGPDRFSVEQILRMSWENGGFALEKNIGRLEPEFKADLVVLDMDSFEFLPNDLSRLKSHIVYSANPKNVFATMVAGKFLYYDGEFLTLKEEKEQIYEKFHSFYKRIEDKYNNSDHSDSHNDDRDI